A segment of the Candidatus Bathyarchaeia archaeon genome:
GGGCGTCCTCCTCTACGGTCCACCCGGGACCGGCAAAACGCTCTTGGCGAAGGCGGTCGCAACGGAGAGCGAGGCGAACTTCATATCGATAAAGGGGCCGGAGCTCCTCTCCAAATGGGTCGGGGAATCGGAGAGGGCCGTTAGGGAGATCTTCAGGAAGGCGAAGCAGGCCGCGCCATGCATAATATTCATGGATGAGATCGATTCGATTGCTCCGGTCAGGGGGGGCGGCTATGGGGACTCGCACGTCACCGAAAGGGTCATAAGCCAGCTCCTGACAGAGCTGGATGGCCTCGAGGAACTCAGGGACGTTGTGGTCATAGCCGCCACCAACAGGCCCGATATAATAGATCCGGCTCTATTGAGGCCGGGTAGATTCGACAAGTTGCTCTATGTTCCATTGCCAGATCGGGACGCTAGGAGGGAGATCTTCAAGATCCACTTGGGCAAGAAGCCGGTCGCGGAGGACGTCGATATTGAGAAATTGGTAAACGCTACCGAGGGCTATACGGGGGCGGACATAGCCGCCATTTGCAATAACGCCATGATGATCGCGATAAAGGAATACGTCGCCAAATGCAAGGACGAGGAGGAGATAAAGAAGAGGATTGATGAGCTCAAGATCAGGCCGGCGCATCTGGAGGAGGCTATGAAGAAGGTCAAGCCGATCTCAAAGAAGGAGCTAGAGCTCTACGAGGAGGCCTCAGCGAGGTTCATGGGGAGGATTCGTTAGACATCCAATCGCATCGAGGGTATGGGTCCGGCGGATTTAACATCTGAAATCGGCCAGCCGTGGAAGGGCTCTTCGGAATTGATGGCCATTGTTCGAGATCCATAAGATCGTCGTAGGGCCGCTCCGGACCAACTCGTACATTGTATACGATGCGAATGACCTCCTTGGGATAGTGATAGATCCAGGCGGGGATGCCGAAAGGATCCTCAAGGCGATAGGGGATCTCGGGGTAGAAGTCGGCGCTATATATGCTACTCATGCGCACTTCGACCATGTCCTCGCGGTTAATCGGCTGAGGGAGGAGCTTTCCTGCAAATTCCTCCTCCATAGGGGTGATGAATGGCTATTGAAGAGAATGCCGGAAAGCGTCAGTAGGCATTTGGGCTACGAGGTCCCGGAGGTGGCCGATCCGGATGCCTACGCCGAGGAGGGGCAACTGGTTGATGTGGGAAATTATGAGTTGCGCGTGCTTCACACGCCCGGCCATACCCCGGGCGGCATATCGCTGGTTGGGGAGGGGATAGCGTTCACCGGGGATACGCTCTTCGCCGGATCGATCGGCAGGACCGATTTTGAAGGGGGGGATGCGGCGGCCCTGTCCCGATCAATCCTAAAGCTCCTATCGCTGCCCGATCACTACGAAGTCCGCCCGGGGCACGGGAGGAAGACAACTATAGGGCTCGAGAAAGTCCAAAACCCATTCATAAGGGAGTTGATCCCTTAGGGTACCAGCCCGTCTCTTGGGGCTCGGGCCCCGATTACCTCAGTCTGATCACTTCCATATTGTCCGGGGCCAAGGCCCTTATCTTATAGAGCTTGGAGATCGATTGGGCCAAGGAGTCGCACTTCTTCCGCTCGCCGTGGTTTATAATTATCTTCGATGGCTTGGGCGAGATCCGATTCACGAAATTCAACAGCTGGCGCCTATCCGAATGCCCTGAGAATCCTTCCACGGCCTCGACCCTCATGCCCACCTTCAGTATCTCCATCTTCCCGTTCGTCCCCATCATTGGGACCTCCCTAGCCCCCTTCAATATCCTGCTCCCCAACGTCCCCTCTATTTGGTATGAAACGAAGATCAGGGTATTCCTCGGGTCCGATGCCAATCTCCTGAAGTAATCCAAGATCGGGCCCCCCTCGAGCATACCGGCCGTCGCCATGATAATGCATGGCCCCCCCGAGATGACTTCTTCCCTTTGGCTAGGGTGGGTAATCATGTGGAGATATTCCGATTCAAAGGGATTCTCATCCATATGGAGGATCCTCTCCCTCAGCTCGGCCGATAGATATTCCGGGAAGGCCGTGTGGATGGCCGTAGCCTCGGAGACCATTCCCTCCACGAATATCGGCAGCTCCTTGAGCCTTCCGCCCTTCATATGCCTATCCAAGACGAGCATTATCTCTTGAGCCCTACCGACCGCCAGCGATGGTATCAGGACCTTTCCTCCCCTTTCGGCCGTTTCATTGACCAAAGAGATGAGCTTCTCCTCCGCCTCCTCCCTCTCCGGCATGGCATCCTCCGGGCCCCCATAAGTGCTCTCCATTATTAGCGTTTCAACCCTCGGGAAGGTACTCACGGCCTGCTCAAGGAGCACCGTGGTGCCGTACTTGAAGTCCCCGGTATAAACTATGTTATGCAAGCCCTCCCCTATGTGGAGGTGCACGATCGAGGAGCCCAAGATGTGGCCAGCGTTGTGGAGCGTCAGCTTTATGTCCGGGGCCACGTCGGTAACGACGCCGTACTTAAGCGGTATGGTATGCAAAAGGGCCTCCCGAACGTCCCTTTGATCGAAGGGCGCGAATGCCCCCTCCTTGCTCAGGACCTCGAGGTAATCCAATTGCAGGAGGGGCATGAGCATAGCGGTCGGCTCGGAGCAATAGATCGGGCCCTCATAGCCATACTTGTAGAGGAAGGGCACCATTCCGCAATGGTCCAAATGGGCGTGGGATATTATGACAGCATCTAGCTCCTCCAAGTTAAGCAGATCGATATCGAGCCTCGGATACGATATCGATGGATTCTGGGATCCGGGATTTATGCCGCAGTCCAATAAAACAACGCTCTCCCCGGCCCTGATGAGTATGGCGGACCTCCCGACTTCATGGAAGGATCCCAAGGC
Coding sequences within it:
- a CDS encoding beta-CASP ribonuclease aCPSF1, whose amino-acid sequence is MASMANDTNARIRETILQNMPREAEITRIEFEGPRLAVYVRNIDLLLEQGHIITDIVNIIHKRIVMRSDPSIRLPEEEARNEILKLIPPEAGISSMSFDSNLGEVLIEVKKPGIAIGKDGIIIQEIIRATKWRPIVLRAPPMPSKIISSVRNILRTEFEQRSRMLRDVGERIFRPTLSKPNEVLMIALGSFHEVGRSAILIRAGESVVLLDCGINPGSQNPSISYPRLDIDLLNLEELDAVIISHAHLDHCGMVPFLYKYGYEGPIYCSEPTAMLMPLLQLDYLEVLSKEGAFAPFDQRDVREALLHTIPLKYGVVTDVAPDIKLTLHNAGHILGSSIVHLHIGEGLHNIVYTGDFKYGTTVLLEQAVSTFPRVETLIMESTYGGPEDAMPEREEAEEKLISLVNETAERGGKVLIPSLAVGRAQEIMLVLDRHMKGGRLKELPIFVEGMVSEATAIHTAFPEYLSAELRERILHMDENPFESEYLHMITHPSQREEVISGGPCIIMATAGMLEGGPILDYFRRLASDPRNTLIFVSYQIEGTLGSRILKGAREVPMMGTNGKMEILKVGMRVEAVEGFSGHSDRRQLLNFVNRISPKPSKIIINHGERKKCDSLAQSISKLYKIRALAPDNMEVIRLR
- a CDS encoding MBL fold metallo-hydrolase — translated: MFEIHKIVVGPLRTNSYIVYDANDLLGIVIDPGGDAERILKAIGDLGVEVGAIYATHAHFDHVLAVNRLREELSCKFLLHRGDEWLLKRMPESVSRHLGYEVPEVADPDAYAEEGQLVDVGNYELRVLHTPGHTPGGISLVGEGIAFTGDTLFAGSIGRTDFEGGDAAALSRSILKLLSLPDHYEVRPGHGRKTTIGLEKVQNPFIRELIP